From the Natrarchaeobaculum aegyptiacum genome, one window contains:
- a CDS encoding PIN domain-containing protein, translating into MYADTDFWVAILKDDDWLADRAEARLEQYRGEIDVSLATFIELFLIEERYSFDREQAALAIFELVDCDVDPDVVFQASAYIDDGLTTFDAFHAALADDAILSSDRAFDAIEIDRVPLEPPSADE; encoded by the coding sequence ATGTACGCTGACACGGACTTCTGGGTCGCCATCCTGAAAGACGACGACTGGCTCGCCGATCGAGCCGAGGCTCGTCTCGAACAGTATCGCGGTGAGATCGACGTCTCGCTCGCGACCTTCATCGAACTCTTTCTGATCGAAGAGCGGTACAGTTTCGATCGGGAACAGGCCGCTCTCGCCATCTTCGAACTCGTCGACTGCGACGTCGATCCCGACGTGGTGTTTCAGGCGTCGGCATACATCGACGACGGACTCACTACCTTCGACGCGTTCCACGCGGCGCTCGCTGACGACGCGATACTCTCGAGCGATCGGGCGTTCGACGCGATCGAGATCGATCGCGTGCCACTCGAGCCACCGTCGGCGGACGAGTAG
- a CDS encoding SAM hydrolase/SAM-dependent halogenase family protein, translating to MITITTDFGSPYPAAMKGVLCQRTDARLVDVAHDLPRQDVRAGAFWLREVLPYFPPATHLVVVDPGVGTDRDAIVIRAGEHLLVGPDNGVLQPVARRLADGPDRQAYVVDESGLESVEPTGISETPRASLGGDAGESTDRNPDAPASNTFHGRDVFAPVAAAVHDVGPDDLESLSWLSRTADVVDCELPTATITDDRAEGEVLVVDDFGNVITNVPGSVLEGRSIVDANGEPVPVGETFAAVPVGERLATVGSHGHVELDVNQGRGDEAFGLEAGDRVELE from the coding sequence ATGATCACGATCACGACCGACTTCGGCAGTCCGTACCCGGCGGCGATGAAGGGCGTGCTCTGCCAGCGGACCGACGCTCGACTCGTCGACGTCGCTCACGACCTCCCCAGACAGGACGTCCGCGCCGGCGCGTTCTGGCTCCGTGAGGTTCTCCCGTACTTTCCGCCGGCGACCCACCTCGTCGTGGTCGACCCCGGCGTCGGGACCGACCGCGACGCGATCGTGATCCGCGCAGGGGAGCATCTTCTCGTCGGTCCGGACAACGGCGTTCTCCAGCCCGTGGCCCGACGGCTCGCCGACGGTCCTGATCGACAGGCGTACGTCGTCGACGAGTCAGGACTCGAGTCCGTCGAACCGACGGGTATCTCCGAGACGCCGCGGGCGTCACTGGGCGGGGACGCCGGTGAGAGTACCGATAGAAACCCAGATGCTCCGGCAAGCAACACCTTCCACGGCCGGGACGTCTTCGCACCCGTCGCCGCGGCCGTCCACGACGTCGGCCCGGACGATCTCGAGTCACTCTCGTGGCTCTCGCGAACCGCCGACGTCGTCGACTGCGAGTTGCCGACGGCCACGATCACGGACGACCGCGCCGAAGGCGAGGTGCTGGTCGTCGACGACTTCGGGAACGTCATCACGAACGTTCCCGGCTCCGTTCTCGAGGGACGATCCATCGTCGACGCCAACGGGGAGCCGGTTCCCGTCGGGGAGACATTTGCTGCTGTCCCCGTCGGCGAGCGACTCGCGACCGTCGGCAGCCACGGCCACGTCGAACTCGACGTCAACCAGGGCCGGGGTGACGAGGCCTTTGGACTCGAGGCTGGCGACCGGGTCGAACTCGAGTAA
- a CDS encoding AbrB/MazE/SpoVT family DNA-binding domain-containing protein, protein MTEITTDERGRVTIPKEIRERFGERYRLIELRDGVKLLPVPDDPVSALRAASSDEFTEASMEDLREAGFEEARDQTDEHVR, encoded by the coding sequence ATGACCGAGATCACGACGGACGAGCGGGGTCGCGTTACGATCCCCAAGGAGATCCGCGAGCGCTTCGGCGAACGATATCGGCTGATCGAACTCCGAGACGGCGTCAAACTATTGCCCGTTCCCGACGATCCGGTTTCGGCGCTCCGGGCAGCCTCGAGCGATGAATTTACCGAGGCATCGATGGAAGATCTGCGAGAGGCTGGATTCGAGGAAGCGCGGGATCAGACGGACGAGCATGTACGCTGA
- the thsA gene encoding thermosome subunit alpha, with protein sequence MFILSEDSQRTQGRDAQSSNIMAGKAVAESVRTTLGPRGMDKMLVDSSGEVVITNDGATILNEMDIEHPAAQMIVEVSESQEEEVGDGTTTAAVIAGNLLAEAEDLVDQDVHATTVVEGYHEAARIAQEAIDDAVQEADVDDEILKQVAESSMTGKGTGGLTAADLADTVVEAIRHVEIDGDVLRDNVAVHTQVGASSSATELVSGIVLDEDPAHDEMPSEVEDASIAILDVELEVTTGDVDAEYSIDSIDQLNAAIDAEEQELQGYADAIVDSGVDVVFTTDSIDDRVSSALASEGVLLFDNLGNSDAREVAGATGAKRVGALEDLEEDDFGAADRVSSENYGDDDLAFVEGGAAAETVTVFVRGGTEHVVDELERAIGDALDVVAAALDSGEVVPGAGATEIAIADRIRQEAAGIEGRKQLAVNAFADALDVVPRTLAANTGRDPIDALVDLRAAHESEGRAGLITDGETVTIGDPFDHGVVDPADVKREAVESATEAATMIVRIDDVIAAE encoded by the coding sequence ATGTTCATTCTGAGCGAGGATAGCCAGCGAACACAGGGCCGAGACGCCCAGTCGTCGAACATCATGGCCGGCAAGGCAGTCGCCGAGTCGGTACGGACGACACTCGGCCCCCGCGGGATGGACAAGATGCTCGTCGACTCGAGCGGCGAGGTCGTCATCACCAACGACGGGGCGACCATCCTGAACGAGATGGACATCGAGCACCCCGCCGCACAGATGATCGTCGAGGTCTCCGAATCCCAGGAGGAAGAAGTCGGCGACGGGACCACGACCGCGGCCGTGATCGCCGGTAACCTCCTCGCGGAAGCCGAGGACCTCGTCGATCAGGACGTTCACGCGACGACCGTCGTCGAAGGCTACCACGAGGCCGCCCGCATCGCCCAGGAGGCCATCGACGACGCCGTCCAGGAAGCCGACGTCGACGACGAGATCCTGAAACAGGTCGCCGAGTCGAGCATGACCGGCAAAGGTACCGGCGGCCTGACCGCCGCGGACCTCGCCGACACCGTCGTCGAGGCCATCCGTCACGTCGAAATCGATGGCGACGTCCTGCGCGACAACGTCGCCGTCCACACCCAGGTCGGTGCTTCCTCGAGCGCGACCGAACTCGTCTCGGGTATCGTTCTCGACGAGGACCCCGCCCACGACGAGATGCCCAGCGAGGTCGAAGACGCCTCGATCGCCATCCTCGACGTCGAACTCGAGGTCACCACGGGAGACGTCGACGCAGAGTACTCGATCGACTCGATCGATCAGCTCAACGCCGCTATCGACGCCGAAGAGCAGGAACTGCAGGGCTACGCCGACGCTATCGTCGACAGCGGCGTCGACGTCGTCTTCACGACCGACAGCATCGACGACCGCGTGAGCTCCGCACTCGCCAGCGAGGGCGTGTTGCTGTTCGACAACCTCGGGAACTCCGACGCCCGCGAAGTCGCTGGCGCGACCGGCGCCAAGCGGGTCGGTGCCCTCGAGGACCTCGAGGAGGACGACTTCGGTGCGGCCGACCGCGTCAGCAGCGAAAACTACGGCGACGACGACCTCGCGTTCGTCGAGGGCGGCGCCGCTGCAGAGACCGTCACGGTCTTCGTCCGCGGTGGCACCGAACACGTCGTCGACGAACTCGAGCGCGCCATCGGTGACGCACTCGACGTCGTCGCAGCGGCGCTCGACTCCGGCGAGGTCGTCCCCGGTGCCGGTGCCACGGAGATCGCCATCGCCGACCGGATCCGACAGGAGGCAGCAGGTATCGAGGGTCGGAAACAGCTGGCCGTCAACGCCTTCGCCGACGCGCTCGACGTCGTCCCGCGCACGCTCGCGGCTAACACCGGCCGCGATCCCATCGACGCGCTCGTGGACCTCCGTGCCGCCCACGAGTCCGAGGGTCGTGCGGGCCTGATCACCGACGGCGAGACCGTCACCATCGGCGATCCGTTCGACCACGGCGTCGTCGACCCGGCCGACGTCAAGCGCGAGGCCGTCGAGAGCGCGACCGAGGCCGCGACGATGATCGTCCGCATCGACGACGTCATCGCCGCCGAGTAA
- a CDS encoding nicotinamide-nucleotide adenylyltransferase, with translation MTRGFYIGRFQPFHNGHLNVVQRIAEDVDELVLGIGSADDSHSVRNPFTAGERIMMITKSLVDTDLVTYAVPIEDLERNSVWVSHVESMSPDFDVAYSNNPLVIQLFREAGIEVRQSPMFNRDVLEGSEIRDRMVDDGDWESLVPPAVVEVVDEIDGLERMRMISDTDTNGI, from the coding sequence ATGACCCGGGGGTTCTACATCGGGCGCTTCCAGCCGTTTCACAACGGCCACCTGAACGTGGTCCAGCGGATCGCCGAAGACGTCGACGAACTCGTACTGGGCATCGGGAGTGCAGACGACTCCCACTCCGTCCGGAACCCCTTCACCGCCGGCGAGCGCATCATGATGATCACCAAGTCGCTCGTCGATACCGACCTCGTCACCTACGCCGTCCCCATCGAGGACTTAGAACGCAACTCGGTGTGGGTGAGCCACGTCGAGAGCATGAGTCCCGACTTCGACGTCGCCTACTCGAACAATCCGCTCGTGATCCAGCTGTTCCGCGAGGCGGGCATCGAGGTCCGCCAGTCGCCGATGTTCAACCGCGACGTCCTCGAGGGCTCTGAGATTCGCGATCGCATGGTCGACGACGGCGACTGGGAGTCACTCGTCCCCCCGGCGGTCGTGGAGGTCGTCGACGAGATCGACGGCCTAGAGCGCATGCGGATGATCAGCGATACGGACACGAACGGCATCTGA
- a CDS encoding HalOD1 output domain-containing protein yields the protein MSGTAPTDRYTSIPDATGRTIYHDERRGTYHVWCDEGEYDPVSTAIVAAVAAIRDVEPETLEPFADSVDPDALNALHGHWTQRESESAAGTITFAYAGCSVTVRADGEVVVDPDPDSPDERSE from the coding sequence ATGTCCGGAACGGCCCCGACGGATCGGTATACGTCGATACCCGACGCAACCGGGCGGACCATCTACCACGACGAGCGGCGTGGTACCTACCACGTCTGGTGTGACGAGGGCGAGTACGACCCCGTCAGCACCGCCATCGTCGCCGCCGTCGCGGCGATTCGCGATGTCGAGCCGGAAACGCTCGAGCCGTTCGCGGACTCGGTCGATCCGGACGCACTGAACGCCCTCCACGGCCACTGGACACAGCGGGAGAGCGAATCCGCCGCCGGGACGATCACGTTCGCGTACGCCGGCTGTTCGGTCACCGTCCGGGCCGACGGCGAGGTGGTCGTCGATCCGGACCCCGACTCCCCAGACGAACGGAGCGAGTGA
- a CDS encoding patatin-like phospholipase family protein, whose protein sequence is MSSDPSTVAIACQGGGSHTAFTAGVLSRLLRDSTLERERDVEITAFSGTSGGAVCALLAWYGREHPAHEPDDLLTDYWSELAASGPLDRTVNRTVRVASRLERMGVPLLEVSPYQSPAALWGRREFLRLLEEHVDFDVIPDLLDGGEPALLISAIDVLTGEFELFREDDLSPEAILASAAIPYAFQAVEVDGSYYWDGLFSKNPPVKDFVTNREIPDADEIWIVKINPERRERVPKSVDGIADRRNELSGNKSLNAEVSFVEHVNEWIAAGYLPEKFTHTEVERIALDRPDLGWRTKLERSPEFVERLYADGEAAAEEFLDER, encoded by the coding sequence GTGTCATCCGATCCGTCGACGGTCGCCATCGCCTGCCAGGGTGGCGGCAGTCACACGGCGTTCACTGCGGGCGTGCTCAGTCGGCTCCTTCGGGATTCCACCCTCGAGCGCGAGCGCGACGTCGAGATAACGGCCTTCAGCGGCACCTCCGGTGGCGCGGTCTGTGCGCTGCTCGCCTGGTACGGCCGCGAGCATCCCGCCCACGAACCCGACGACCTGCTGACCGACTACTGGAGCGAGCTGGCAGCCAGCGGCCCCCTCGATCGGACGGTAAATCGCACGGTCCGCGTCGCCAGCCGGCTCGAGCGCATGGGCGTCCCCCTCCTCGAGGTCAGCCCTTACCAGTCGCCGGCCGCCCTCTGGGGCCGCCGGGAATTTCTGAGGCTGCTCGAAGAGCACGTCGACTTCGACGTGATTCCCGACCTGCTCGACGGAGGCGAACCGGCGCTACTGATCAGTGCGATCGACGTGCTGACAGGCGAGTTCGAACTCTTCCGGGAGGACGACCTCTCACCCGAGGCGATCCTCGCGTCGGCGGCGATCCCGTACGCCTTCCAGGCCGTCGAGGTGGACGGGAGCTACTACTGGGACGGTCTGTTTTCGAAGAATCCACCGGTCAAGGACTTCGTGACGAACCGCGAGATCCCCGATGCGGACGAGATCTGGATCGTCAAGATCAACCCCGAACGACGTGAGCGGGTCCCGAAATCGGTCGACGGGATCGCCGACCGACGGAACGAACTCTCTGGGAACAAATCGCTCAACGCGGAAGTCAGCTTCGTCGAACACGTCAACGAGTGGATCGCGGCGGGCTACCTGCCCGAGAAATTCACCCACACCGAGGTCGAGCGCATCGCGCTGGACCGTCCCGATCTGGGCTGGCGAACGAAACTCGAGCGCAGCCCCGAGTTCGTCGAGAGGCTGTACGCCGACGGAGAAGCCGCTGCGGAGGAATTTCTCGACGAGCGGTGA
- a CDS encoding ubiquitin-like small modifier protein 1, with the protein MPTEWNLFADLAERAGDKHVTVDADAGDTVGDALEQLVADRPDLAARVLTDDEELRSQINVLRNGTNVLVEEEGLETELEEGDELALFPPVSGG; encoded by the coding sequence ATGCCAACCGAGTGGAACCTGTTTGCCGACCTCGCCGAACGCGCGGGCGACAAACACGTCACCGTCGACGCCGACGCCGGTGATACGGTGGGGGACGCCCTCGAGCAACTCGTCGCGGACCGCCCAGACCTCGCAGCACGCGTCCTCACCGACGACGAGGAGTTGCGCTCGCAGATCAACGTCCTTCGGAACGGGACGAACGTCCTGGTCGAGGAAGAAGGACTCGAGACGGAACTCGAGGAAGGTGACGAACTGGCGCTGTTCCCGCCGGTCAGCGGCGGGTAA
- the lonB gene encoding ATP-dependent protease LonB, with protein MSNDTNVDDPPEDTDSTGEATLEAEQSEQSQRDERESDGERSSSEAGGDPDVAGGDAEAGGDGDTASGGRDSDGDGGDEPIDEFRPGDDSSDEEIETVETVDDLGSSVDVDPGVEIDEENAEDDMLGGLMVDSTADIEVPDRLVDQVIGQDEARDIIIKAAKQRRHVMMIGSPGTGKSMLAKAMSQLLPQEDLQDVLVYHNPDDGNEPKVRTVPAGKGEQIIEAHKEEARKRNQMRSILMWIIIAIIVGYAIITGQILLGILAAGIIWLIFRYTSRGTDAMVPNMIVDNGDQRQAPFEDATGAHAGALLGDVRHDPFQSGGMETPSHDRVEPGGIHKANKGVLFVDEINTLDVRTQQKLMTAIQEGEFSITGQSERSSGAMVQTEPVPCDFVMIAAGNLDAMENMHPALRSRIKGYGYEVYMEDTIEDTPEMRRKYARFVAQEVERDGRLPHFTRDAVEELILEAKRRAGRKEHLTLHFRNLGGLVRVAGDIARAEDKEFTEREDVLQAKRRSRSIEQQLADDYIERRKDYELQVTEDGIEGRVNGLAVMGEDSGIMLPVMAEIAPAQGGGQVIATGKLQEMAEESVQNVSAIIKKFSDVDLSEKDIHIQFVQAGQQGVDGDSASITVATAVISALEDIPVDQSVAMTGSLSVRGDVLPVGGVTHKIEAAAKAGCDTVIIPKANEQDVMIEDEYDEMVDIVPCSNISEVLDVALMGEPKKDSLVDRLKSITGSAFEGSQSAVGAGGSSPSPQ; from the coding sequence ATGAGCAACGATACGAACGTTGACGACCCTCCCGAAGACACGGACTCGACGGGCGAGGCCACACTCGAGGCCGAACAGTCCGAGCAGTCCCAGCGGGACGAACGGGAGTCCGACGGCGAGCGGTCGTCCTCCGAAGCGGGCGGAGACCCCGACGTCGCGGGTGGTGACGCCGAAGCCGGTGGTGACGGCGACACCGCAAGCGGCGGCCGTGATAGTGACGGCGACGGTGGTGACGAGCCAATCGACGAGTTCCGTCCGGGAGACGACTCGAGCGACGAGGAGATCGAGACCGTGGAGACGGTCGACGACCTAGGGAGTTCGGTCGACGTCGATCCGGGCGTCGAAATCGACGAGGAGAACGCCGAAGACGACATGCTCGGTGGCCTCATGGTCGATTCGACGGCCGACATCGAAGTTCCGGATCGACTCGTCGATCAGGTCATCGGGCAGGACGAAGCGCGGGACATCATCATCAAGGCCGCAAAGCAACGACGCCACGTGATGATGATCGGCTCGCCCGGGACCGGCAAGTCGATGCTGGCGAAAGCGATGAGCCAGCTGCTACCACAGGAGGATCTCCAGGACGTTCTCGTCTACCACAACCCGGACGACGGCAACGAACCCAAGGTTCGGACCGTCCCCGCCGGAAAGGGCGAACAGATCATCGAGGCCCACAAGGAAGAAGCCCGCAAGCGCAACCAGATGCGCTCGATCCTGATGTGGATCATCATCGCGATCATCGTCGGTTACGCGATCATCACGGGCCAGATTCTCCTTGGCATCCTCGCAGCAGGTATCATCTGGCTGATCTTCCGGTACACCTCCCGTGGCACCGACGCGATGGTGCCGAACATGATCGTCGACAACGGCGATCAGCGCCAGGCCCCCTTCGAGGACGCCACCGGTGCCCACGCCGGCGCGCTGCTGGGCGACGTCCGCCACGACCCGTTCCAGTCCGGCGGCATGGAGACGCCGTCTCACGACCGGGTCGAACCGGGCGGCATCCACAAGGCCAACAAGGGCGTGCTGTTCGTCGACGAGATCAACACGCTCGACGTCCGTACTCAGCAGAAGCTGATGACGGCCATCCAGGAAGGCGAGTTCTCGATCACCGGCCAGTCCGAGCGCTCCTCGGGCGCGATGGTCCAGACCGAACCCGTCCCCTGTGACTTCGTCATGATCGCGGCAGGGAACTTAGACGCGATGGAGAACATGCACCCCGCACTCCGCAGCCGAATCAAGGGCTACGGGTACGAGGTCTACATGGAGGACACCATCGAAGACACCCCCGAGATGCGACGCAAGTACGCCCGCTTCGTCGCCCAGGAGGTCGAACGCGACGGCCGCCTGCCACACTTCACCCGCGACGCCGTCGAGGAACTCATCCTCGAGGCCAAGCGCCGGGCAGGCCGCAAGGAACACCTCACGCTGCACTTCCGCAACCTCGGTGGACTGGTCCGCGTCGCCGGCGACATCGCCCGCGCCGAGGACAAGGAGTTCACCGAACGCGAAGACGTCCTGCAGGCCAAACGACGCTCGCGATCGATCGAACAGCAACTCGCCGACGACTACATCGAACGGCGCAAGGACTACGAACTGCAGGTCACCGAAGACGGCATCGAAGGTCGCGTCAACGGACTGGCCGTCATGGGCGAAGACAGCGGGATCATGCTCCCGGTCATGGCCGAGATTGCCCCCGCACAGGGTGGCGGTCAGGTAATCGCCACCGGTAAACTCCAGGAGATGGCCGAAGAATCGGTCCAGAACGTCTCGGCGATCATCAAGAAGTTCTCCGACGTCGACCTCTCGGAGAAGGACATCCACATCCAGTTCGTTCAGGCCGGCCAGCAGGGCGTCGACGGCGACTCCGCTTCCATCACGGTGGCGACGGCCGTCATCAGCGCACTCGAGGACATCCCGGTCGACCAGTCGGTCGCGATGACCGGTTCGCTGTCGGTCCGCGGGGACGTCCTCCCGGTCGGCGGCGTCACCCACAAGATCGAAGCCGCCGCCAAGGCCGGCTGTGACACCGTCATCATCCCAAAGGCCAACGAACAGGACGTGATGATCGAAGACGAGTACGACGAGATGGTCGACATCGTCCCCTGCTCGAACATCAGCGAAGTGTTAGACGTCGCCCTGATGGGCGAACCGAAGAAAGACTCGCTGGTCGACCGACTCAAGTCGATCACCGGCTCCGCGTTCGAGGGGAGCCAGAGCGCCGTCGGCGCCGGCGGCTCGAGTCCGAGCCCCCAGTAG
- a CDS encoding CPBP family intramembrane glutamic endopeptidase, translated as MPQWTAFAVISGVVLLLLLVLSHLTQQTFDTDADADNTGSDSEHAEPFDGTPFESATAESDARSPAETASSPETVPDLGFDSSERRADVPGEPDTGTETIDRTDADTIDPSEVSTAMLLANVAASQGLFALVLIGAALYTGVPASALGLEFSWAALEAGLVLGTAAGLVLYVANEIGASLATRFGFDHDEQLREMLAPDSGRGWALLLGGVLPIIAIFEELLFRAALIGVLWAGFGIDPWLLAVASSIAFALGHGMQGSVGVVVTGLLGFVLAAIFVVTGSLLVVIVAHYWINALEFVVHEGLDLEWAKSLEG; from the coding sequence ATGCCACAGTGGACGGCGTTCGCGGTGATCTCGGGCGTCGTCCTCCTCTTGTTGCTCGTTCTCTCCCATCTGACACAGCAGACGTTCGACACCGACGCTGACGCCGACAACACCGGCTCCGATTCAGAGCACGCTGAACCGTTCGACGGCACCCCGTTCGAGTCGGCGACCGCCGAGTCGGACGCGAGGTCACCTGCCGAGACGGCCAGTTCCCCGGAGACGGTTCCCGACCTCGGGTTCGATTCCAGCGAGCGTCGAGCCGACGTTCCCGGCGAGCCCGACACCGGGACTGAGACAATCGATCGAACGGACGCAGACACGATCGATCCGTCGGAGGTGTCGACGGCGATGCTGCTCGCGAACGTCGCCGCCTCGCAGGGGCTGTTCGCGTTGGTACTGATCGGTGCCGCACTCTACACCGGCGTTCCGGCCTCGGCGCTCGGACTCGAGTTCTCGTGGGCTGCCCTCGAGGCCGGGCTCGTCCTCGGGACGGCCGCCGGCCTCGTCCTCTACGTCGCGAACGAAATTGGCGCGTCACTGGCGACCCGCTTTGGCTTCGATCACGACGAACAGCTTCGAGAGATGCTCGCCCCCGACTCCGGTCGCGGGTGGGCGCTCTTGCTCGGCGGCGTCCTGCCGATCATCGCCATCTTCGAGGAACTGCTCTTCCGGGCAGCGCTCATCGGCGTACTCTGGGCCGGCTTCGGCATCGACCCGTGGCTGCTCGCGGTCGCCTCCTCGATCGCGTTCGCCCTCGGCCACGGCATGCAGGGCTCTGTCGGCGTCGTCGTCACCGGCCTGCTCGGGTTCGTCCTCGCGGCCATCTTCGTCGTCACCGGAAGCCTGCTGGTCGTGATCGTCGCTCACTACTGGATCAACGCCCTCGAGTTCGTCGTGCACGAAGGGCTCGATCTCGAGTGGGCGAAGTCCCTCGAGGGGTAA
- a CDS encoding GNAT family N-acetyltransferase — protein MHIRRATPDDYEAVVEMTSDLWADRGGDYLPRIYHDWLEDGPGEGKKTFLAEIDGEAAGIVQAVMLSPDEAWFQSMRVSSGHRRQGVSQRLNEAIFAWAREQGATVGRVMIFSWNTASFAAARASGLEPVTEFRFAHPRPDSDATGPDSRTVSNDPTAAWRYWTHSDAREHLHGLGLDPGESWAMRELRPDDFERFADETALFAVEGDGLSGVGYRTRTLERAVDDTEDPSSGDRQTETIAEYGLGAWADVQSARALFAAISRDAAALEADRTRVLVPETARFVTDAAYAGAGLADESDFVLAVELTG, from the coding sequence ATGCACATCCGTAGAGCGACACCTGACGATTACGAGGCCGTCGTCGAGATGACCAGCGACCTCTGGGCCGACCGTGGTGGCGACTACCTCCCGCGGATCTACCACGACTGGCTCGAGGACGGCCCCGGCGAGGGTAAGAAGACCTTCCTCGCGGAGATCGACGGCGAGGCGGCGGGCATCGTCCAGGCTGTCATGCTCTCGCCGGACGAAGCATGGTTCCAGAGCATGCGCGTCTCGAGCGGCCACCGCCGGCAGGGCGTCAGCCAGCGGTTGAACGAGGCGATATTCGCGTGGGCGCGCGAGCAGGGCGCGACCGTCGGCCGCGTGATGATCTTCTCGTGGAACACGGCCTCGTTCGCCGCCGCGCGGGCGAGCGGCCTCGAGCCCGTGACCGAATTCCGGTTCGCCCACCCCAGACCCGATTCCGACGCGACGGGACCGGACTCGCGGACGGTCTCGAACGACCCCACGGCGGCCTGGCGCTACTGGACGCACTCGGACGCCCGCGAGCACTTGCACGGGCTGGGACTCGATCCCGGGGAGTCGTGGGCCATGCGCGAACTCAGACCCGACGATTTCGAGCGATTCGCCGACGAAACGGCCCTCTTCGCCGTCGAGGGCGACGGACTGTCCGGGGTCGGGTACCGGACCCGGACGCTCGAGCGCGCGGTCGACGACACCGAGGACCCTTCGAGCGGCGATAGGCAGACGGAGACCATCGCCGAGTACGGCCTCGGCGCGTGGGCGGACGTCCAGTCGGCGCGAGCGCTGTTCGCCGCGATCTCGCGTGACGCCGCCGCGCTCGAGGCCGATCGAACGCGCGTGCTGGTCCCGGAGACGGCCCGGTTCGTCACCGACGCGGCTTACGCGGGGGCGGGTCTGGCCGACGAATCGGACTTCGTTCTGGCGGTGGAACTGACGGGGTGA
- a CDS encoding amidohydrolase family protein: MLELEHGFRVVDVYARLTPDGGTGVTQRLPISADRLEREMHQAGITRSIVFPPSKPETSYLAPNNGVARHSVDRPFVAFARINGTHRPERNATGRLHNAVSRRKDHHTTPEDVERYAYDDRFHGFVLDPTVDEYPDEEVLEVLADVSLPVIVRGGVDAPPDVLAETLLGRGFPVIVGQFGGHPLDRGHMSEMIDLLEVFDDCYVETSFVRYRDLLERAVLEHPDRVLFGSGAPACHPDVAVMEILTLDVSEDLLRRVFSKNACRVIEPLAPSANVG; encoded by the coding sequence ATGCTGGAGCTCGAACACGGGTTTCGCGTGGTGGACGTCTACGCCCGACTCACGCCGGACGGGGGGACGGGGGTCACCCAGCGGTTGCCGATTTCGGCCGACCGGCTCGAGCGGGAGATGCACCAGGCCGGGATCACCCGATCGATCGTCTTTCCACCGTCAAAACCGGAGACGAGCTACCTCGCGCCGAACAACGGGGTCGCTCGTCACAGCGTCGACCGGCCGTTCGTCGCGTTCGCCCGGATCAACGGAACCCACCGACCGGAACGGAACGCGACCGGCCGCCTGCACAACGCCGTCAGCCGCCGCAAAGACCACCATACGACGCCCGAGGACGTCGAACGATACGCCTACGACGACCGGTTTCACGGCTTCGTCCTCGATCCGACCGTCGACGAGTACCCCGACGAGGAGGTCCTCGAGGTGCTCGCCGACGTGTCGCTCCCGGTTATCGTCCGCGGCGGCGTCGACGCCCCGCCGGACGTCCTCGCCGAAACACTCCTCGGTCGGGGGTTTCCGGTGATCGTCGGCCAGTTTGGCGGTCACCCGCTCGACCGCGGCCACATGAGCGAGATGATCGACCTGCTCGAGGTGTTCGACGACTGTTACGTCGAGACGAGCTTCGTCCGGTACCGCGACCTGCTCGAGCGCGCGGTGCTCGAGCACCCCGATCGGGTCCTCTTCGGCAGCGGAGCGCCCGCTTGTCACCCGGACGTCGCCGTCATGGAGATCCTCACGCTCGACGTCTCGGAGGACCTCCTGCGTCGGGTGTTCTCGAAGAATGCCTGCCGAGTAATCGAGCCGCTGGCACCGAGTGCGAACGTCGGATAA